In Brettanomyces bruxellensis chromosome 8, complete sequence, a genomic segment contains:
- a CDS encoding uncharacterized protein (BUSCO:EOG09261I1G), whose translation MKVSTFKEAKKIESEENSEGYDTMENPFDVDDDNIRYYAKKLGINPKKGLHKKDDYDSLGGLLEGLDFLDRYDGHESKNSNVSDQNILDQSMESEMESENYDNNNSSDQEGESDLNEDVAELQYDDNLKEYDDVAMDYYAKKLKIDPKKGLKKEFEGDELGGLLDGLNFDLRSNTIKGQSESEDIQNNSENYESEDEDEALELESTDNESDLQYSGEERPKENPYVAPTSQDQNDENNGSGKYIPPALRKKMLSQNETESKEIIELKRAIKGPFNKLSEPTMGNCINDIVQIYSDHPRQLVNEAIVQIILEAVLVNTPLMESFLILYAAAIVAIYKLHGIDFGAYTIQTLVEKLSTSIQTESGDSTSKEQANLIGLIGFCYNFNLMSAGLIYDIISKKLLKDTDGMKVGILMKLIRTCGPKLRSDDTTALKQIIIQLNESVTLHESHGLKTSTRTKFLVETITNLKNNKLKSIESESTSAILIRTKKQLGRIMGRSLAEPIKVNLDDIEHIKDRGKWWLVGSAWKGNDDAENLQKSKDASRDSDLDVNDELGKEEINWLEVANQQRMNTDVRRAIFISIMSASDYMDAYVRLDKLGLKRTQKFEIPNILLHCNIMEVVFNPYYAFLAKKLCEDHTMRRTFKLNLWDLLKELDNGNDGGTGLLTDSVDDNERLSGILNLGKFYGFLIGTGSEPLNILHTVNFLDASSDVRLFMEILLITFINIVGKNSEIKAFGSGTVKSNVKVKEMKFNDKIIVSRLSKCKEQPLLLKGLRYFLQNNVKESNLIDGKRQRKRVDWGVDSICDNIEDVLRKELS comes from the coding sequence ATGAAGGTTAGTACTTTCAAAGAGGCGAAAAAGATTGAATCAGAAGAAAACTCGGAAGGATATGATACCATGGAGAACccttttgatgttgatgacgATAATATTCGTTATTACGCCAAGAAATTAGGAATTAATCCCAAGAAGGGTCTTCATAAAAAGGATGATTATGATAGCTTAGGTGGTCTTTTAGAGGGACTAGACTTTCTAGATAGATACGATGGTcatgaatcaaaaaattcCAATGTTTCAGATCAAAACATTTTGGATCAATCTATGGAGAGTGAAATGGAGTCTGAAAATTATGATAACAATAATAGCAGTGatcaagaaggagaaagtGATCTAAATGAGGATGTGGCCGAGCTTCAATATGACGATAACCTAAAAGAGTACGATGATGTGGCGATGGATTACtatgcaaaaaaattgaagattGATCCAAAAAAAGGTCTCAAAAAGGAATTTGAAGGAGATGAACTTGGAGGACTATTAGATGGGTTAAACTTCGATCTAAGATCAAATACTATTAAAGGGCAATCTGAGTCTGaagatattcaaaataattCCGAAAATTatgaaagtgaagatgaggatgaagcTCTTGAACTTGAGAGTACAGATAATGAATCAGATTTGCAATATTCTGGGGAAGAAAGGCCAAAGGAGAATCCTTACGTAGCTCCAACTTCGCAGGatcaaaatgatgaaaataatggaTCGGGAAAATACATTCCGCCAGCTTTgcgaaagaaaatgttaTCACAGAATGAAACTGAATCAAAGGAAATAATTGAATTAAAAAGAGCAATTAAAGGACCATTCAATAAGCTTTCTGAACCTACAATGGGAAATTGCATAAATGACATAGTGCAAATATACAGTGATCATCCTCGCCAACTCGTTAATGAAGCTATTGTTCAGATTATTCTTGAGGCTGTTCTTGTAAACACCCCGTTAATGGAATCTTTTTTAATACTATATGCGGCAGCAATCGTTGCAATATACAAGCTTCATGGTATCGATTTTGGAGCATATACAATTCAAACTCTGGTCGAAAAGTTGAGCACATCTATTCAAACTGAATCCGGAGACTCTACATCTAAGGAGCAAGCAAACCTTATTGGTCTTATTGGATTTTGCTACAATTTTAATCTTATGAGTGCGGGATTGATCTATGATatcatttccaaaaagCTTTTAAAGGACACAGATGGAATGAAAGTTGGAATTCTTATGAAATTAATCCGGACATGTGGACCAAAACTTAGATCAGATGATACAACAGCATTGAAGCAAATTATTATTCAGTTAAACGAATCTGTAACACTACATGAATCCCATGGTCTCAAAACTTCCACAAGAACAAAGTTTTTAGTCGAAACTATcacaaatttgaagaacaaTAAGTTAAAATCAATTGAAAGTGAGTCTACATCAGCAATTTTAATTCGTACCAAAAAACAGCTAGGTAGAATCATGGGCCGTTCGCTTGCTGAACCAATAAAGGTCAATTTAGATGATATAGAGCATATTAAAGATCGAGGGAAATGGTGGCTTGTTGGTTCGGCCTGGAAAGGAAATGATGATGCAGAAAATTTACAGAAAAGTAAGGATGCATCTCGGGACTCTGATCTTGACGTGAATGATGAACttggaaaggaagaaatcaATTGGTTAGAAGTTGCTAACCAACAGCGTATGAATACTGATGTCAGAAGAGCAATCTTCATATCTATCATGTCCGCCTCTGATTATATGGATGCATATGTTAGGTTGGATAAATTGGGGCTTAAAAGGAcacaaaaatttgaaatacCAAATATATTGTTACATTGTAACATAATGGAGGTTGTTTTTAATCCTTACTATGCATTTCTTGCCAAGAAACTGTGTGAAGATCATACTATGAGAAGAACCTTTAAATTGAATCTTTGGGATCTCTTAAAGGAACTGGATAATGGTAATGATGGAGGTACAGGATTACTTACCGATTCTGTTGATGACAATGAAAGATTAAGCGGAATATTGAACTTAGGAAAATTTTATGGTTTTTTAATTGGTACAGGATCGGAGCCGCTTAATATACTTCACACGGTAAACTTTTTAGATGCCTCATCAGATGTTAGGCTCTTTATGGAGATTCTTCTTATTACATTCATCAATATTGTTGGGAAGAACTCGGAAATTAAAGCATTTGGATCGGGAACAGTAAAATCAAATGTGAAAGTgaaggaaatgaaattcaATGACAAAATCATTGTAAGTAGGCTTTCGAAATGTAAAGAACAACCTTTACTTTTGAAAGGATTAAGGTATTTCTTGCAAAATAACGTTAAAGAAAGCAACTTAATTGATGGAAAacgacaaagaaaaagagttGACTGGGGTGTTGACTCAATTTGTGATAATATTGAGGACGTCCTTCGAAAGGAACTTTCTTGA